A stretch of Pseudomonas sp. 7SR1 DNA encodes these proteins:
- a CDS encoding UDP-glucuronic acid decarboxylase family protein translates to MKRVMVTGGAGFLGSHLCERLLEQGAEVLCVDNFYTGAKRNIAHLLSNPYFELLRHDVTFPLHVEVDEIYNLACPASPVHYQFDPVQTLKTSVHGAINMLGLAKRTKAKIFQASTSEVYGDPEVHPQPESYWGKVNPIGIRSCYDEGKRCAETLFSDYHRQHNVRIKIARIFNTYGPRMHPNDGRVVSNFIVQALRGEDITIYGEGQQTRSFCYVDDLVEGFLRLMNTSDEVTGPVNLGNPGEFTIRQLAERVLELVGSNSKLVFQPLPQDDPQQRQPDISYAKEILDWQPTIMLDQGLEKTIRYFDSLLSEK, encoded by the coding sequence ATGAAACGTGTAATGGTAACTGGCGGAGCGGGTTTCCTGGGGTCTCATTTGTGCGAGCGGCTCTTGGAGCAGGGGGCCGAAGTACTGTGTGTTGATAACTTCTATACCGGGGCGAAGCGCAATATCGCTCACTTGTTATCCAATCCCTATTTTGAATTGCTTCGTCATGACGTCACGTTTCCATTGCATGTGGAGGTTGACGAGATATATAACTTGGCGTGTCCTGCCTCACCTGTACATTATCAGTTCGACCCGGTGCAGACATTAAAGACCAGTGTGCACGGCGCGATCAATATGCTTGGCCTCGCCAAGCGTACCAAGGCCAAGATATTCCAGGCCTCCACCAGTGAGGTCTACGGCGATCCCGAGGTTCATCCCCAACCTGAATCCTATTGGGGAAAGGTAAACCCTATCGGGATCCGTTCGTGCTATGACGAGGGTAAGCGTTGCGCTGAAACCCTGTTCTCCGATTACCACCGACAGCACAACGTGCGTATTAAAATTGCGCGTATTTTCAATACCTATGGTCCGCGCATGCACCCAAATGACGGGAGGGTCGTGAGTAACTTTATCGTTCAGGCCCTTCGTGGCGAAGACATTACTATTTATGGCGAAGGGCAGCAGACGCGTAGCTTCTGTTACGTCGATGATCTGGTGGAAGGCTTTCTTCGGCTGATGAATACTTCGGATGAGGTTACCGGACCGGTCAACCTGGGCAATCCGGGGGAATTCACGATCAGGCAGTTGGCAGAACGAGTCCTTGAATTAGTTGGCTCAAACTCGAAGCTTGTTTTTCAACCATTGCCTCAAGACGATCCACAGCAGCGACAACCAGACATTAGCTATGCCAAGGAAATTCTAGATTGGCAACCAACTATCATGCTTGATCAAGGTTTGGAAAAAACGATTAGGTATTTTGATAGTCTGCTGTCTGAAAAATAA
- the pseC gene encoding UDP-4-amino-4,6-dideoxy-N-acetyl-beta-L-altrosamine transaminase, protein MIPYGRQDITQADIDSVVRVLQSDYLTQGPMVPRFEQQVAAHVGANHALAVNSATSALHIACLALGLGPGDRLWTSPITFVASANCGLYCGAIVDFVDIDQRTYNLCPLALKRKLELAEKEGTLPKVVVPVHLSGQPCDMQAIHELAKHYGFKIIEDASHAIGGKYKNEYIGNGRYSDITVFSFHPVKIITTAEGGIALTNDAELAGKMALLRSHGITRDSDLMTHEADGPWYYQQIDLGFNYRMTELQAALGISQMERLDQYVARRHKLAARYNDLLAALPVVTPWQHADSYSGLHLYVIRLELDKIGKSHREVFDSLREQGIGVNLHYIPVHTQPYYARMGFKPEDFPMAQDYYREAISIPMFQTMSDEQQDQVVAAIKKALGA, encoded by the coding sequence ATGATTCCATACGGTCGCCAGGATATTACTCAAGCGGACATCGATTCGGTGGTGAGGGTTTTACAGTCCGACTACCTTACCCAAGGTCCCATGGTTCCGCGCTTCGAGCAACAAGTTGCCGCCCATGTAGGGGCTAATCATGCGCTGGCGGTAAATAGTGCTACATCTGCACTTCATATCGCATGCCTCGCCTTGGGGTTGGGCCCTGGTGACCGTCTATGGACAAGTCCTATTACTTTCGTTGCCTCTGCTAACTGTGGATTGTATTGCGGTGCAATAGTAGATTTTGTCGACATCGACCAACGCACCTACAATCTTTGCCCTTTGGCGTTGAAGCGTAAGCTGGAACTGGCTGAAAAAGAAGGTACCTTGCCCAAGGTGGTTGTACCGGTTCATCTTTCTGGACAGCCATGCGATATGCAAGCCATCCATGAGCTGGCTAAGCATTATGGCTTCAAGATAATTGAAGATGCTTCTCATGCCATTGGTGGAAAGTATAAGAACGAGTACATCGGAAACGGCAGATACAGCGATATCACGGTATTCAGTTTTCATCCGGTCAAGATTATTACCACTGCCGAAGGTGGGATCGCTTTAACCAACGATGCTGAACTCGCAGGCAAAATGGCGTTGTTGCGTAGCCATGGAATCACCCGCGATTCGGACCTGATGACACACGAAGCGGATGGCCCATGGTATTACCAGCAAATTGACCTGGGTTTCAATTATCGGATGACTGAGCTGCAGGCGGCGCTTGGCATCAGCCAGATGGAGCGTCTGGACCAATACGTCGCCCGGCGTCACAAGTTGGCCGCTCGCTACAATGACTTGCTGGCAGCATTGCCCGTGGTGACTCCTTGGCAACATGCTGACAGTTATTCCGGACTTCATCTCTACGTGATTCGCCTGGAGCTGGACAAAATAGGAAAAAGTCACCGCGAGGTTTTCGACTCCCTCCGTGAGCAAGGAATTGGAGTGAACTTGCACTATATTCCAGTGCATACACAGCCGTATTACGCGCGAATGGGTTTCAAGCCCGAGGACTTTCCTATGGCTCAGGATTACTACCGCGAAGCTATTAGCATTCCGATGTTTCAGACAATGAGCGATGAACAACAGGATCAGGTTGTCGCCGCTATCAAAAAGGCCCTGGGCGCATGA
- the pseG gene encoding UDP-2,4-diacetamido-2,4,6-trideoxy-beta-L-altropyranose hydrolase, producing the protein MNGLKVVFRADASLQIGSGHVMRCLTLADALRKQGAECHFICREHPGNLIDVIRERGFSVYILPSGNLLEYITKTCGDTHHWHWLGVSQERDAEQCSSLLDNLKPHWLIVDHYALDVTWELMLKRGGLRLFVIDDLADRKHVCDILLDQTFGRKIEDYDSLLPPSCIALCGSKYALLRPEFARLRSYSLSRRTDYSFNSILITLGGVDKDNVTRKILEQLKMTVLPYDCRIIVVMGATAPWLNDIQQFASTMPWFTEVRVNVNDMAQLMADSDFSVGAAGATSWERCCLGVPTAMLVLADNQKFAANLLVRAKAVELVDTESPAQLANVIDKAVRRPEFLKSLSEHSSSITDGAGCELVIRTITDVGAIDGYKDRGFR; encoded by the coding sequence GTGAACGGCCTGAAAGTGGTGTTTCGGGCAGATGCTTCGCTGCAGATTGGCAGTGGGCATGTTATGCGCTGTCTTACTCTGGCTGACGCGTTGAGAAAGCAAGGTGCCGAGTGTCACTTCATTTGTCGAGAGCACCCCGGAAATCTCATAGACGTTATACGTGAAAGAGGCTTCTCGGTATATATATTGCCGTCTGGTAACTTGCTCGAATACATAACGAAAACATGTGGTGATACACATCATTGGCACTGGTTGGGTGTTTCACAAGAGCGTGATGCAGAGCAGTGCTCAAGTTTACTAGATAATCTAAAACCTCATTGGTTGATTGTTGATCATTATGCCCTTGATGTCACTTGGGAGCTTATGCTTAAAAGGGGGGGGCTAAGGTTATTTGTGATCGATGACTTGGCTGATCGGAAACATGTCTGCGATATTTTGTTGGATCAGACTTTCGGGCGAAAGATCGAGGACTATGATTCGCTATTGCCGCCCAGTTGTATTGCATTGTGTGGCTCAAAATATGCTCTGCTCCGTCCTGAATTTGCGAGATTGCGATCTTATAGTTTGAGTCGGCGAACTGATTATAGTTTTAATTCAATATTAATCACCTTGGGGGGGGTTGATAAAGATAATGTCACGCGTAAAATTTTAGAGCAGTTGAAGATGACGGTGTTGCCTTATGATTGCCGCATCATCGTTGTAATGGGTGCCACTGCTCCTTGGCTAAATGATATTCAACAGTTTGCTAGTACAATGCCTTGGTTTACCGAAGTAAGGGTGAATGTCAATGATATGGCGCAGTTAATGGCGGATAGCGATTTTTCAGTTGGCGCTGCTGGAGCCACATCTTGGGAGCGTTGTTGTTTGGGAGTTCCCACCGCCATGTTGGTTCTGGCGGATAATCAGAAGTTTGCAGCGAATCTATTGGTCCGGGCAAAAGCGGTGGAATTGGTGGATACGGAGTCTCCAGCCCAGTTGGCTAATGTCATCGATAAGGCTGTCAGGAGACCGGAGTTTTTGAAGTCGTTAAGTGAACACTCAAGTTCTATCACTGATGGAGCTGGTTGTGAGCTTGTTATAAGAACCATAACTGACGTCGGTGCTATCGATGGTTATAAAGACAGAGGCTTTCGGTAA
- the pseI gene encoding pseudaminic acid synthase, which yields MKPVISVAGRKIGVDYPPYVIAELSANHNGVFETARNIIESAKKNGADAVKLQTYTADTITLNSSAPEFQIKGGLWGGKSLYELYLEAQMPWEWHAPLFEYAKKLDITIFSSPFDNTAVDLLETLGAPAYKIASFEAVDLPLIKYVASTGKPMIISTGMADAEEIAEAIEAAHDGGCKELAILHCVSGYPAPAHDYNLRTIPDMIQRHGLVTGLSDHTLDNTTAITSVALGASIIEKHFTLDRSGGGPDDSFSLEPSELMALCRDSKTAWAALGKIDYGRKSSEQGNVQFRRSLYVVEDIAKGEAITLRNVRSVRPGYGLAPKHLEGVLGKVASVDIKRNTPLSYDLLK from the coding sequence ATGAAGCCAGTAATTTCCGTCGCTGGACGTAAAATAGGTGTTGATTATCCTCCTTATGTAATTGCTGAGCTTTCTGCTAATCATAATGGGGTGTTTGAAACTGCGCGCAATATAATTGAGTCTGCAAAAAAAAATGGCGCGGATGCGGTAAAACTGCAAACTTATACGGCGGACACCATAACTCTGAACTCAAGTGCTCCAGAGTTTCAAATAAAGGGAGGGTTGTGGGGTGGCAAATCTCTTTACGAACTATATCTCGAGGCTCAAATGCCTTGGGAGTGGCATGCTCCATTATTTGAATATGCCAAGAAACTGGATATCACAATCTTCAGTTCGCCCTTTGATAATACTGCGGTCGACCTCCTAGAGACTCTTGGGGCGCCAGCTTATAAAATTGCTTCTTTCGAAGCAGTCGATTTGCCTCTGATTAAATACGTGGCCAGCACGGGCAAGCCAATGATTATCTCGACCGGTATGGCGGATGCTGAGGAAATTGCGGAAGCCATTGAGGCCGCTCATGATGGTGGTTGCAAGGAATTGGCCATTCTTCACTGCGTTAGTGGCTATCCTGCGCCTGCGCATGATTATAATTTGCGTACCATACCAGACATGATTCAACGTCATGGGCTGGTAACAGGCTTGTCCGATCATACTTTGGACAATACTACGGCAATTACCAGCGTTGCGCTCGGAGCGTCGATCATTGAGAAACACTTTACTCTGGACCGGAGTGGCGGTGGACCCGATGATAGTTTTTCACTCGAGCCATCTGAGCTCATGGCGCTATGCAGGGACAGTAAGACAGCATGGGCGGCGCTGGGTAAGATTGATTACGGTCGTAAATCGAGTGAGCAAGGAAACGTGCAATTTCGGCGATCTTTATACGTTGTAGAGGATATTGCCAAGGGCGAGGCAATAACCCTTAGAAATGTGAGAAGTGTTCGTCCAGGTTATGGATTGGCCCCTAAGCATTTAGAGGGGGTTCTAGGCAAAGTGGCGTCTGTGGATATTAAGAGAAATACGCCATTAAGTTATGATCTCCTAAAATAA
- a CDS encoding glycosyltransferase family 2 protein, whose protein sequence is MSELAGELVSVIMPSYNAEALIARSIQSVIDQAYDNWELIVIDDCSKDSTRQVVQSFVEKDARIKLISLERNNGAPAAPRNIGVRHATGPWIAFLDADDIWHPQKLKLQMEALEKSGVDFCCTQMKDFIDDTLLSFPKVENVGCERISFAKQQLKGRIPTSSVVLKKEIMLRFPFNEDIRYKAVEDYHCWLRVHEAIGDSIKLSYPLLNYRRIAGQISGSKKYMLERMYMVHKEYPGTSSAHAALYTLTHALGGFYYRILRKGL, encoded by the coding sequence TTGAGTGAGTTAGCTGGGGAACTGGTTTCTGTCATCATGCCGTCCTATAACGCGGAGGCGTTGATAGCGAGATCAATACAGTCTGTGATCGATCAGGCCTATGATAATTGGGAGCTGATTGTTATAGATGACTGCTCGAAGGACTCGACTCGCCAGGTTGTCCAGTCATTTGTAGAAAAAGACGCAAGGATCAAGCTGATTTCTCTAGAGCGTAATAACGGTGCTCCTGCGGCACCGAGAAACATAGGTGTTAGGCATGCAACTGGTCCTTGGATCGCTTTTTTGGATGCGGATGATATTTGGCATCCTCAGAAACTAAAGTTGCAGATGGAAGCACTTGAAAAGAGCGGTGTGGATTTTTGCTGCACGCAAATGAAGGATTTTATCGACGATACGCTGCTGTCCTTTCCGAAGGTCGAAAACGTCGGTTGTGAGCGGATCAGCTTCGCTAAGCAGCAGCTCAAGGGACGAATCCCGACGTCGAGTGTCGTTCTAAAGAAAGAAATCATGCTGCGTTTCCCTTTCAACGAAGATATCCGTTACAAGGCCGTCGAAGATTATCATTGCTGGCTGAGAGTGCATGAAGCAATAGGCGATAGTATAAAATTGTCCTATCCACTCTTAAATTATCGGCGAATTGCCGGTCAGATATCCGGTTCAAAAAAATACATGCTGGAACGTATGTACATGGTGCACAAGGAGTACCCCGGAACCTCCAGTGCCCACGCAGCGCTTTATACCCTCACCCACGCGTTGGGTGGATTTTACTATCGAATTTTGAGGAAGGGACTATGA
- a CDS encoding UDP-glucose dehydrogenase family protein, with protein MKITVFGSGYVGLVTGACLADVGHSVICIDINKEKIDALNRGVIPIYEPGLDELILNNVQAGRLKFSTDAVEGVEHGYLQFIAVGTPPDEDGKADLQYVLAVARSIGQYMNSDKLIIDKSTVPVGTADRVKAVVQEQLDARNKVIDFNVCSNPEFLKEGAAIDDFTKGPRIIVGTDSEKVADAMRQCYAPYNRNHDKIMFMDIRSAELTKYAANSMLATKISFMNELANLAECLDADIESVRLGIGSDPRIGYHFIYPGCGYGGSCFPKDVQALARTAQEVGYDPELLLAVEAVNNRQKEVLFKKLTQAFDGQLKGKCIALWGLAFKPNTDDMRDAPSRTLMEALWSAGASVRAHDPEAMEECRRIYGVRDDLVLCHSREDAVDGADALVICTEWKAYRALEPEWLKKVLRYPIVVDGRNVFNPDDMAQAGLLYFAIGRGLSGRDCQ; from the coding sequence ATGAAAATTACAGTATTTGGTAGTGGGTATGTTGGGCTGGTCACCGGTGCTTGTCTGGCGGATGTCGGGCATTCGGTGATTTGCATTGATATCAACAAGGAAAAAATTGATGCCTTGAATAGGGGTGTTATACCCATCTACGAGCCCGGCTTGGACGAACTCATCCTTAATAATGTTCAGGCTGGACGATTGAAGTTTTCAACCGATGCCGTAGAAGGTGTTGAGCACGGTTATCTGCAATTTATCGCAGTTGGAACCCCACCGGATGAGGATGGTAAGGCGGATCTTCAGTATGTTTTGGCGGTTGCCAGAAGCATCGGCCAATATATGAACAGCGATAAGCTGATTATCGATAAGTCAACTGTTCCGGTGGGTACTGCTGACCGGGTAAAAGCTGTCGTTCAAGAGCAGCTCGATGCGAGGAATAAGGTCATTGATTTCAATGTTTGCTCCAATCCTGAATTTCTCAAGGAAGGGGCTGCGATTGACGATTTTACAAAAGGACCTCGAATTATAGTGGGCACTGATTCGGAAAAAGTTGCTGATGCGATGCGACAGTGTTACGCGCCGTATAATCGCAATCATGACAAAATCATGTTCATGGATATCCGTTCTGCGGAGTTGACTAAGTACGCGGCCAACTCGATGTTGGCTACCAAAATCAGTTTCATGAACGAATTGGCAAACTTGGCCGAATGTCTTGATGCGGATATAGAAAGCGTTCGTCTGGGTATCGGATCTGACCCAAGAATTGGCTACCACTTCATTTATCCTGGGTGCGGCTACGGTGGCTCCTGTTTTCCCAAGGATGTTCAGGCGCTTGCCCGGACGGCTCAGGAAGTCGGTTATGACCCTGAATTGTTATTGGCTGTCGAGGCGGTCAATAACCGCCAGAAAGAAGTATTGTTCAAAAAGCTGACTCAGGCGTTCGATGGACAACTAAAGGGGAAGTGCATTGCGCTGTGGGGCTTGGCGTTCAAGCCAAACACGGATGATATGCGAGACGCCCCTAGTCGGACATTAATGGAAGCCTTGTGGAGCGCTGGGGCATCGGTCAGGGCTCATGATCCGGAAGCGATGGAAGAATGTAGGCGGATCTATGGCGTTCGCGACGATCTGGTACTGTGCCACTCGCGGGAAGATGCTGTTGACGGTGCCGATGCCCTGGTGATTTGTACTGAATGGAAAGCGTACCGGGCACTCGAACCTGAATGGCTTAAAAAAGTCTTGCGTTACCCCATTGTCGTGGATGGCCGAAACGTCTTCAATCCGGATGATATGGCGCAGGCTGGACTTCTGTACTTTGCTATCGGACGAGGACTTTCCGGCCGTGACTGTCAATAA
- a CDS encoding NAD-dependent epimerase/dehydratase family protein, producing the protein MTVNNHKDVRKVLITGANGFIGRALCHRLLSSGYEVYAVVRKLADPIDHVNYLLADLEHSYDLDIAALDIDAVVHLAGRAHILGEQHVDAIERYRAANCEATVRLAQLAVTANIRRFVFVSSIGVNGSETGAAAFDEQSDAHPHADYAVSKHEAELQLKTLLGTSSVELVVVRPPLVYDADAPGNFARLLRLVGSGLPLPFAAVTNRRSMISLGNLVGFLELCVKHPNAAQELFLVADECDLSTAEIVRLLAQGMSKRPRMFPVPERLVSFAANLIGRQNLYVQLYCSLRISSDKARRLLGWHPEEDGRDALIKAGRDWLEKRSG; encoded by the coding sequence GTGACTGTCAATAATCATAAAGATGTGCGAAAGGTTCTCATAACTGGAGCTAACGGGTTTATTGGCAGAGCGTTGTGCCACAGACTCCTGAGTAGCGGTTATGAAGTATATGCCGTTGTCCGAAAATTGGCTGATCCGATCGATCATGTCAATTATCTGTTGGCTGACCTTGAACATTCCTATGATTTAGATATTGCAGCACTGGATATCGATGCTGTTGTTCACCTGGCTGGCCGTGCCCATATTCTGGGTGAGCAACATGTGGATGCTATCGAGCGCTATCGTGCCGCTAATTGCGAGGCAACGGTACGTTTGGCTCAATTGGCTGTCACAGCGAATATTCGACGTTTCGTATTTGTCAGTTCGATAGGTGTCAACGGCTCGGAAACCGGCGCGGCGGCCTTTGACGAACAATCGGACGCACATCCGCATGCAGATTACGCTGTTTCGAAACATGAGGCAGAGTTGCAACTTAAAACGCTGTTGGGCACATCCTCCGTCGAGCTTGTTGTGGTCCGTCCACCGTTAGTCTATGACGCGGATGCACCGGGTAACTTTGCCAGGCTGTTACGTCTGGTTGGTAGCGGGCTGCCACTTCCTTTTGCAGCGGTGACGAACAGGAGAAGCATGATATCGCTTGGGAACCTGGTGGGGTTCCTGGAGCTATGTGTGAAGCACCCAAATGCCGCTCAGGAGCTTTTTCTCGTCGCCGATGAATGTGATCTATCCACGGCAGAGATAGTAAGGCTTTTAGCGCAGGGCATGAGCAAACGGCCACGTATGTTTCCTGTTCCGGAGCGCCTGGTTTCGTTCGCCGCTAATCTGATAGGCCGTCAAAACTTGTACGTTCAACTCTATTGTTCGTTGCGTATCAGCTCGGACAAGGCGAGGCGTCTATTAGGATGGCATCCAGAGGAAGACGGGCGGGATGCGCTGATCAAGGCAGGTCGCGATTGGCTTGAAAAGCGCTCTGGTTGA
- a CDS encoding capsule biosynthesis protein has translation MRVGLVNMFSFRPHVEHLYYLATILAKGGHETFFLTCDGAVSNCYSRAIKGKRKLVECPKCILGGVRSFPVENITSIGSSSATLSVKVLDDLALSSSCTLNRTESEAEWNEPQVVAVRESLHQPVNKVYQSALRWIEEKKLDAVICFNGRMDLTRAVTYACEQKNIPYVTHERTWFGDGLQLIPNANCLSLRALGDMVKDYDDRPLTGEQAKLAGRLAGERFLQRNSLEWRLYNKNPEPAPWPLSGNGPRVLIIPSSKNEFAGHDEWQTAWEDNTKALDDLFEAFSIKPEQVVVRCHPNWAENIGKAVGDRSLALYKNWAERNDIYCISSEQKASTYDLIQQADIVVLNGGSSAVEAGVCGKQVICLGPSTYQEAGFVRVFRNKDSLYAADALIPLDPDMVIRKTLRFLYLRSHRFAQFVEYVRALETTRYEYFDGADPERLISMLKTGKMTADDTSFSDDQRDEDDVVMALKNKEWDKLASHTVERVKLKPLAIQRRFGLRWVDNVRAKMPRGDRG, from the coding sequence ATGAGAGTTGGTCTTGTGAATATGTTCTCGTTTAGACCTCATGTCGAGCATTTGTATTATCTGGCCACGATTCTCGCTAAGGGTGGGCATGAGACATTTTTTCTTACTTGTGATGGCGCCGTTAGTAACTGTTATTCGCGAGCTATAAAGGGTAAGCGTAAACTGGTCGAATGCCCCAAGTGCATTTTGGGTGGGGTGAGAAGCTTTCCTGTCGAGAATATCACTTCTATCGGGAGCAGTTCTGCAACCTTAAGCGTTAAAGTACTGGATGACTTGGCTCTATCTAGCTCGTGTACACTAAACCGAACCGAGTCTGAAGCTGAGTGGAACGAGCCTCAGGTTGTCGCTGTCCGTGAAAGTCTGCATCAGCCTGTCAATAAGGTATATCAAAGTGCGTTGCGTTGGATCGAGGAGAAAAAGCTTGATGCGGTCATATGTTTCAATGGGCGCATGGATCTCACTCGGGCAGTAACGTATGCTTGCGAACAGAAGAATATACCTTATGTGACGCATGAAAGGACTTGGTTCGGTGATGGGCTTCAGTTAATACCCAACGCGAACTGCTTGTCTCTTAGAGCGTTGGGCGACATGGTTAAGGACTACGATGATAGACCTCTAACCGGAGAACAGGCGAAACTTGCCGGGCGACTTGCAGGGGAACGTTTTCTACAAAGGAACTCGCTTGAATGGCGACTGTACAATAAGAATCCAGAGCCCGCCCCTTGGCCATTGAGTGGTAATGGCCCCAGGGTTCTGATTATCCCTAGCAGCAAGAATGAGTTCGCCGGCCATGATGAGTGGCAGACGGCCTGGGAGGATAATACAAAAGCCTTGGACGATTTGTTTGAAGCCTTTTCGATCAAACCTGAGCAGGTAGTCGTCCGCTGCCATCCGAATTGGGCTGAAAATATTGGCAAGGCCGTAGGTGATCGTTCGCTGGCCCTCTACAAGAACTGGGCTGAAAGAAACGATATCTATTGTATTTCCAGTGAACAGAAAGCGAGCACCTATGACCTCATTCAGCAGGCTGACATCGTTGTCCTGAACGGTGGTAGCTCGGCGGTGGAAGCAGGGGTTTGCGGTAAACAAGTCATATGCCTGGGGCCGTCGACTTATCAGGAGGCTGGATTCGTCAGAGTCTTTCGAAATAAGGACTCCTTATATGCGGCTGATGCGCTCATCCCCCTTGATCCTGATATGGTCATTCGCAAGACGCTACGCTTTCTCTACCTGAGGTCTCATCGGTTTGCTCAGTTTGTTGAATATGTTCGAGCGTTGGAAACCACGCGTTATGAATATTTCGACGGGGCCGATCCCGAGCGTCTTATTTCAATGTTGAAAACGGGCAAGATGACGGCCGATGACACTTCGTTTTCCGACGACCAGCGGGATGAGGACGACGTTGTCATGGCTTTGAAGAATAAAGAGTGGGATAAACTGGCGAGCCATACGGTCGAACGTGTCAAGCTCAAACCGCTTGCGATTCAGCGCCGATTTGGATTGCGTTGGGTTGATAATGTCAGGGCTAAAATGCCAAGAGGAGATAGAGGTTGA
- the pseH gene encoding UDP-4-amino-4,6-dideoxy-N-acetyl-beta-L-altrosamine N-acetyltransferase, which produces MVIKTEAFGKLREIAASELELMLAWRNAPNIRANMYTRHEISLEEHLAWWARVQLRDDQLYFMYEINGKPMGIVGFNDLSITNAVSSWAFYAAPEAPKGTGSKMEFLALDYAFNDMRLHKLVCEVLAFNESVIKLHKKFNFQVEGVLREHHLIDGRYVDVFRLGILSREWESHRPVIYEKLVKLSRS; this is translated from the coding sequence ATGGTTATAAAGACAGAGGCTTTCGGTAAGCTTCGTGAAATTGCCGCCAGCGAGTTGGAGCTGATGCTCGCATGGCGAAATGCGCCAAATATTCGAGCGAATATGTATACAAGGCATGAAATCAGCCTTGAGGAACACTTGGCTTGGTGGGCACGTGTTCAGCTCCGCGATGATCAATTATATTTTATGTATGAGATCAACGGTAAGCCCATGGGTATCGTTGGGTTTAATGATCTTAGCATTACGAACGCCGTTTCGTCATGGGCATTCTATGCGGCTCCTGAGGCGCCAAAAGGCACAGGGAGTAAAATGGAATTTCTTGCCTTGGATTATGCATTTAATGATATGCGTCTGCATAAGCTGGTGTGCGAAGTTCTTGCTTTCAATGAGTCGGTTATAAAGCTTCATAAGAAGTTTAACTTCCAGGTTGAGGGAGTTCTGCGTGAGCATCACTTAATTGATGGGCGATACGTCGATGTATTTCGGCTTGGTATCCTCTCGCGGGAGTGGGAGTCTCATAGGCCGGTGATCTATGAAAAGCTGGTTAAACTATCTAGGAGCTGA
- the pseF gene encoding pseudaminic acid cytidylyltransferase, producing MRLAVIPARGGSKRIPRKNIKMFCGKPMIAWSIKAALDSGCFDKVIVSTDDEEIAGIARTYGADTPFMRPAELSDDYTGTIPVMQHAIKQLQAEGADAHQVCCLYATAPFVTAEDLRKGLAILEQTRSQYAFSVTSYAFPIQRAVRLTESGRVEMFNAEYFNTRSQDLEESYHDAGQFYWGLANAWLTGKMIFTPESTAVLLPRYRVQDIDTPEDWIRAEWMYKALEAEKGLS from the coding sequence ATGAGATTGGCTGTCATCCCTGCCCGAGGTGGCAGTAAGCGTATCCCGCGAAAAAACATCAAAATGTTTTGCGGCAAGCCCATGATCGCTTGGTCAATAAAAGCAGCACTTGATAGTGGTTGCTTCGATAAAGTCATTGTATCAACTGACGATGAGGAAATTGCAGGGATCGCTCGCACGTACGGCGCAGATACACCCTTCATGCGTCCAGCTGAGCTCTCTGATGATTACACCGGTACCATACCAGTCATGCAGCATGCCATTAAACAGCTTCAGGCTGAGGGGGCCGACGCCCATCAGGTTTGTTGCCTCTATGCGACCGCGCCTTTTGTAACCGCTGAAGATCTAAGGAAAGGTTTGGCTATACTTGAGCAAACCCGAAGTCAGTACGCGTTTTCGGTTACCAGCTACGCGTTTCCTATTCAAAGAGCGGTTCGCTTGACTGAGTCGGGGCGCGTCGAAATGTTCAACGCCGAATATTTCAACACCCGCTCTCAAGATCTTGAAGAAAGTTATCACGATGCCGGGCAGTTCTACTGGGGCCTTGCCAACGCATGGCTGACTGGAAAAATGATATTTACACCCGAATCCACAGCGGTGTTACTGCCACGTTATCGGGTTCAGGATATTGATACCCCGGAAGATTGGATACGTGCGGAGTGGATGTACAAGGCTTTGGAAGCGGAGAAGGGGCTGTCGTGA